Proteins encoded within one genomic window of Apis mellifera strain DH4 linkage group LG1, Amel_HAv3.1, whole genome shotgun sequence:
- the LOC551443 gene encoding uncharacterized protein LOC551443 isoform X3, with the protein MLTLQDRSYLLTRPENREKEDRRYVYELFKKFHIFVKYPERLREVLAGVCYYQYLRAGRVIVRQGHKPRNQYFIINGEVSVTKTVIDRWTGETKEIDMGILTSGDIFGEVAMLYEIPRSATVVTLTPVDLILVPQSEFDDIIRPFLQKEWDLLRDALINFNYFKSWDEKTIRECCILSKIRDYQIDEVLLGDGKGMVNYVHFLLEGECSLIEHMIVREKHSVYGTHYEIYDPEKAKTLSWSKIIEKIDELDYQKTKENDMKVDEDFVDYAQLLLSSKPTNRRRDLDERASIITITLLDVINQWHKITDVAEMLMREPSSISQQRYPIDVRTIFMQICTFSRGACFGLGENMVNRRIVANTPVRCFLVPRYWLRIHNRANIWERVKQFMDSKFPTKEQLFQNFVTNRRWLEYKKILVDDIGERTGRRIRNNVTIHDVPYAIRIVSDIGVEI; encoded by the exons atgcttacACTACAg GATCGTTCTTATTTGTTAACGAGACCAgaaaatcgagagaaagaggataGAAGATATGTATatgagttatttaaaaaatttcacatatttgtaaaatatcctGAACGTTTGAGAGAAGTTTTAGCGGGAGTATgctattatcaatatttaagagCTGGTCGCGTAATTGTACGACAAGGGCATAAACctcgaaatcaatattttattataaatggagAAGTCAGTGTAACGAAAACAGTTATTGATCGTTGGACAg gcgaaacgaaagaaattgaCATGGGTATTTTAACTTCTGGTGATATATTTGGTGAAGTTGCGATGTTATATGAAATACCAAGATCAGCAACAGTAGTTACATTAA cTCCAGTAGATTTAATACTTGTTCCTCAAAGTGAATTTGACGATATTATACGAccttttttacaaaaagaatgGGACTTATTACGAGAtgcgttaattaattttaattattttaaatcttgggATGAAAAAACAATACGAGAATGTTGCATTCTTAGTAAAATAAGAGATTATCAAATTGATgag gtTTTATTAGGTGATGGTAAAGGAATGGTGAATTATGTTCATTTCTTATTAGAAGGCGAATGTAGTTTAATAGAACACATGATTGTTCGTGAAAAACATTCTGTTTATGGAACTCATTATGAAATATACGATCCCGAAAAGGCAAAAACTTTATCATggtcaaaaataattgaaaaaattgatgaattggATTACCAGAAAACTAaa gaaaatgaCATGAAGGTAGATGAAGATTTTGTAGATTATGCTCAACTTTTATTATCTTCGAAGCCAACCAACAGAAGAAGAGATCTTGATGAACGTGCAAGCATTATTACTATAACATTATTGGATGTA ataaaccAATGGCATAAAATTACGGATGTAGCAGAAATGTTAATGAGAGAACCTTCGTCTATTTCTCAACAACGTTATCCGATTGACGTGCGtacaatatttatgcaaatctgTACGTTTAGCAGGGGTGCGTGTTTCGGATtag gAGAGAATATGGTTAATCGAAGAATAGTAGCTAACACACCGGTAAGATGTTTCTTGGTCCCACGATATTGGTTGAGAATTCATAATCGTGCAAATATTTGGGAACGCGTCAAACAATTTATGGATTCAAAATTTCCCACGAAGGagcaattatttcaaaactttGTAACGAATCGAAg atggttagaatataagaaaattttagttGATGATATAGGCGAACGTACAGGTCGTCGTATTCGTAATAATGTAACAATACATGATGTTCCTTACGCGATTAGAATTGTAAGTGATATAGGcgtagaaatataa
- the LOC725816 gene encoding uncharacterized protein LOC725816: protein MQEVMVLDGGFSTQLATHVDDTIDGDPLWTARFLVTNPNAIISTHLDFLKAGADIILTNTYQASIDGFSKYMNITEEESLDIFSKAVDYAKEAVNLYKKDIENKGNVINANPLIAGSIGPYGACLHDASEYSGKYCSNVTEEFLINWHRPRIQKLIDNGVHILAIETIPCKQEAEALIKLLKEFPNSKAWLSFSCCNDGKSIADGTNFQQIAMQCYREALPKQILAIGVNCTAPQNVTKLLKGINENNKQEFVPLVVYPNSGEKYTIENGWTIKDEEECSLHEFIYEWLTLGVRYIGGCCRTNATDIKKIRSEVEKWKRN from the coding sequence atGCAAGAAGTGATGGTATTAGATGGTGGATTTTCTACACAATTAGCAACTCATGTTGATGATACAATAGATGGTGATCCATTATGGACAGCACGTTTCCTTGTTACAAATCCTAATGCAATTATTTCTACACATTTGGATTTTTTGAAAGCTGGagcagatataattttaacaaacacTTATCAAGCATCTATTGATGGCTTCTCAAAATATATGAACATTACAGAAGAAGAAAGTCTTGATATCTTTTCTAAAGCTGTAGATTATGCTAAAGAAGCTgtgaatttgtataaaaaagacatagaaaataaaggaaatgttATAAATGCAAATCCATTGATTGCTGGATCAATTGGACCATATGGAGCTTGTTTACATGATGCTTCAGAATATAGTGGCAAATATTGTTCAAATGTAACAGaagaatttcttataaattggcATAGACCacgtattcaaaaattaatagataatggTGTTCATATATTAGCTATAGAAACAATTCCATGTAAACAAGAAGCAGAagcattgattaaattattaaaagaatttccaaATAGTAAAGCTTGGTTATCTTTTTCATGTTGCAATGATGGAAAAAGTATAGCAGATGGAactaattttcaacaaattgcAATGCAATGTTATAGAGAAGCTTTACCAAAACAAATTTTAGCAATTGGAGTCAATTGTACTGCACCACAAAATGTAACTAAATTATTGAAaggaattaatgaaaataataaacaagaatTTGTACCATTAGTAGTATATCCCAATAGTggtgaaaaatatacaatagaaAATGGTTGGACAataaaagatgaagaagaatgtTCTTtacatgaatttatatatgagtGGCTTACTTTAGGTGTTCGGTATATAGGTGGATGCTGTAGAACAAATGCCActgatataaagaaaatacgaTCAGAGGTagagaaatggaaaagaaattaa
- the LOC551411 gene encoding proteasome maturation protein, which produces MSFGLPSLIPKPVVNGQFNIHDDNYGIPNPMISGLSASRQHIGYAHPLEISEKNYEKNRTHINMVLLRNSQGLHAPMRLAMELKATEKIGRLPFLPSSNMMKDVLLGKDEEIGFEDILNISEFREQMGQPHAVIEKSLGIL; this is translated from the exons atg agttTTGGGTTACCTTCACTTATACCAAAACCTGTTGTGAACGGTCAATTCAATATTCACGATGACAATTATGGTATACCTAATCCGATGATTTCAgg GTTATCAGCATCTAGACAGCATATAGGCTATGCACATCCATTAGAAATATCTGagaaaaat tatGAAAAGAATCGTACTCATATAAATATggtattattaagaaattcacAAGGATTACATGCTCCAATGCGTTTAGCAATGGAATTGAAAGCAACTGAAAAAATTGGGCGGTTGCCATTTCTTCCATCATCAAATATGATGAAAGATGTGTTACTTGgaaaagatgaagaaatagg gTTTGAAGATATACTAAATATATCTGAATTTAGAGAACAAATGGGTCAACCACATGCTGTTATTGAAAAAAGTCTTGGAATATTGTAa
- the LOC551443 gene encoding uncharacterized protein LOC551443 isoform X2: MQRKDIKSYIVNRLKGIYLFRAAVRLVLEYIEWLVEEPVIEEVSDDIAINIRRAEQRRLEKKMLTLQDRSYLLTRPENREKEDRRYVYELFKKFHIFVKYPERLREVLAGVCYYQYLRAGRVIVRQGHKPRNQYFIINGEVSVTKTVIDRWTGETKEIDMGILTSGDIFGEVAMLYEIPRSATVVTLTPVDLILVPQSEFDDIIRPFLQKEWDLLRDALINFNYFKSWDEKTIRECCILSKIRDYQIDEVLLGDGKGMVNYVHFLLEGECSLIEHMIVREKHSVYGTHYEIYDPEKAKTLSWSKIIEKIDELDYQKTKENDMKVDEDFVDYAQLLLSSKPTNRRRDLDERASIITITLLDVINQWHKITDVAEMLMREPSSISQQRYPIDVRTIFMQICTFSRGACFGLGENMVNRRIVANTPVRCFLVPRYWLRIHNRANIWERVKQFMDSKFPTKEQLFQNFVTNRRWLEYKKILVDDIGERTGRRIRNNVTIHDVPYAIRIVSDIGVEI; the protein is encoded by the exons ATGCAGAGAAAAGACATCAAAtcatatatt gTCAATAGGTTAAAaggaatttatctttttcgagCTGCTGTAAGACTTGTCTTGGAATATATTGAATGGTTGGTTGAAGAACCAGTGATTGAAGAAGTTAGCGATGATATCGCTATTAATATTCGAAGGGCAGAACAGAGaagacttgaaaaaaaaatgcttacACTACAg GATCGTTCTTATTTGTTAACGAGACCAgaaaatcgagagaaagaggataGAAGATATGTATatgagttatttaaaaaatttcacatatttgtaaaatatcctGAACGTTTGAGAGAAGTTTTAGCGGGAGTATgctattatcaatatttaagagCTGGTCGCGTAATTGTACGACAAGGGCATAAACctcgaaatcaatattttattataaatggagAAGTCAGTGTAACGAAAACAGTTATTGATCGTTGGACAg gcgaaacgaaagaaattgaCATGGGTATTTTAACTTCTGGTGATATATTTGGTGAAGTTGCGATGTTATATGAAATACCAAGATCAGCAACAGTAGTTACATTAA cTCCAGTAGATTTAATACTTGTTCCTCAAAGTGAATTTGACGATATTATACGAccttttttacaaaaagaatgGGACTTATTACGAGAtgcgttaattaattttaattattttaaatcttgggATGAAAAAACAATACGAGAATGTTGCATTCTTAGTAAAATAAGAGATTATCAAATTGATgag gtTTTATTAGGTGATGGTAAAGGAATGGTGAATTATGTTCATTTCTTATTAGAAGGCGAATGTAGTTTAATAGAACACATGATTGTTCGTGAAAAACATTCTGTTTATGGAACTCATTATGAAATATACGATCCCGAAAAGGCAAAAACTTTATCATggtcaaaaataattgaaaaaattgatgaattggATTACCAGAAAACTAaa gaaaatgaCATGAAGGTAGATGAAGATTTTGTAGATTATGCTCAACTTTTATTATCTTCGAAGCCAACCAACAGAAGAAGAGATCTTGATGAACGTGCAAGCATTATTACTATAACATTATTGGATGTA ataaaccAATGGCATAAAATTACGGATGTAGCAGAAATGTTAATGAGAGAACCTTCGTCTATTTCTCAACAACGTTATCCGATTGACGTGCGtacaatatttatgcaaatctgTACGTTTAGCAGGGGTGCGTGTTTCGGATtag gAGAGAATATGGTTAATCGAAGAATAGTAGCTAACACACCGGTAAGATGTTTCTTGGTCCCACGATATTGGTTGAGAATTCATAATCGTGCAAATATTTGGGAACGCGTCAAACAATTTATGGATTCAAAATTTCCCACGAAGGagcaattatttcaaaactttGTAACGAATCGAAg atggttagaatataagaaaattttagttGATGATATAGGCGAACGTACAGGTCGTCGTATTCGTAATAATGTAACAATACATGATGTTCCTTACGCGATTAGAATTGTAAGTGATATAGGcgtagaaatataa
- the LOC550789 gene encoding selenocysteine Se-methyltransferase, which translates to MNVKILDGGFGAQLSTHVNEKVDGDPLWTSKFLVTNPNAVYATHLDFLKAGADIIETNTYQASIPSLMKHLSISKEESIKLLHKAVHLAKTAVNDYTKEVINNNDVENKNPMIVASCGPYGASLHDGSEYNGAYGKITPRENIIQWHKSRIDAIINAGIDLLALETIPCYQEAEAIIEVLREYPNTKAWLSFSCEKNTQKIVDGSNFQELSTRCYKTLPGQIVAIGVNCIAPKDVTPLLKNINMGSGNDFIPLIAYPNSGEIYSPNEGWIKNESCAPLESFIPEWLEFGIRYLGGCCRMYAENIKSIRKAVNNFKKSKEQ; encoded by the coding sequence atgaatgttaaGATTTTAGATGGTGGATTTGGTGCTCAATTATCAACTCATGTTAATGAAAAAGTCGATGGTGATCCTTTATGgacatcaaaatttttagtaacAAATCCTAATGCAGTATATGCTACAcatttggattttttaaaagcaGGTGCagatattattgaaacaaatacATATCAAGCTTCAATTCCTAGCTTAATGAAACATTTGTCTATAAGCAAAgaagaaagtataaaattgttacataAAGCTGTTCATCTTGCTAAAACTGCAGTGAATGATTATACTAaagaagttataaataataatgatgttgAGAATAAAAATCCTATGATTGTTGCCTCTTGTGGACCATATGGAGCTAGTTTACATGATGGTTCAGAATATAATGGAGCTTATGGCAAAATAACACCTCGTGAAAACATAATTCAATGGCATAAATCACGTATAGATGCTATTATAAATGCTGGTATAGATTTATTAGCATTAGAAACTATACCTTGTTATCAGGAAGCAGAAGCAATAATTGAAGTTCTAAGAGAATATCCAAATACTAAAGCATGGCTTTCATTttcttgtgaaaaaaatacacaaaaaatAGTAGATGGAAGCAATTTTCAAGAACTTTCTACACGTTGTTATAAAACATTACCAGGACAAATAGTTGCCATTGGTGTAAATTGTATTGCTCCAAAAGATGTAACtcctttattgaaaaatatcaatatgggATCaggaaatgattttattccACTTATAGCATATCCTAATAGTGGTGAAATCTACTCACCAAATGAAGGatggataaaaaatgaaagttgTGCTCCACTTGAAAGTTTCATTCCTGAATGGTTAGAATTTGGAATACGATATCTTGGAGGATGTTGCAGAATGTATGCagagaatataaaatcaattagaaaagcagtaaataatttcaagaaatcaaAAGAACAataa
- the LOC551443 gene encoding uncharacterized protein LOC551443 isoform X1, whose protein sequence is MTHYTLRRRISLRESFLEILRRRSITIRPVNRLKGIYLFRAAVRLVLEYIEWLVEEPVIEEVSDDIAINIRRAEQRRLEKKMLTLQDRSYLLTRPENREKEDRRYVYELFKKFHIFVKYPERLREVLAGVCYYQYLRAGRVIVRQGHKPRNQYFIINGEVSVTKTVIDRWTGETKEIDMGILTSGDIFGEVAMLYEIPRSATVVTLTPVDLILVPQSEFDDIIRPFLQKEWDLLRDALINFNYFKSWDEKTIRECCILSKIRDYQIDEVLLGDGKGMVNYVHFLLEGECSLIEHMIVREKHSVYGTHYEIYDPEKAKTLSWSKIIEKIDELDYQKTKENDMKVDEDFVDYAQLLLSSKPTNRRRDLDERASIITITLLDVINQWHKITDVAEMLMREPSSISQQRYPIDVRTIFMQICTFSRGACFGLGENMVNRRIVANTPVRCFLVPRYWLRIHNRANIWERVKQFMDSKFPTKEQLFQNFVTNRRWLEYKKILVDDIGERTGRRIRNNVTIHDVPYAIRIVSDIGVEI, encoded by the exons atgacACATTACACATTACGCAGAAGAATTTCTCTTCGTGAatcatttcttgaaatattaagaagaaGATCAATAACTATAAGACca gTCAATAGGTTAAAaggaatttatctttttcgagCTGCTGTAAGACTTGTCTTGGAATATATTGAATGGTTGGTTGAAGAACCAGTGATTGAAGAAGTTAGCGATGATATCGCTATTAATATTCGAAGGGCAGAACAGAGaagacttgaaaaaaaaatgcttacACTACAg GATCGTTCTTATTTGTTAACGAGACCAgaaaatcgagagaaagaggataGAAGATATGTATatgagttatttaaaaaatttcacatatttgtaaaatatcctGAACGTTTGAGAGAAGTTTTAGCGGGAGTATgctattatcaatatttaagagCTGGTCGCGTAATTGTACGACAAGGGCATAAACctcgaaatcaatattttattataaatggagAAGTCAGTGTAACGAAAACAGTTATTGATCGTTGGACAg gcgaaacgaaagaaattgaCATGGGTATTTTAACTTCTGGTGATATATTTGGTGAAGTTGCGATGTTATATGAAATACCAAGATCAGCAACAGTAGTTACATTAA cTCCAGTAGATTTAATACTTGTTCCTCAAAGTGAATTTGACGATATTATACGAccttttttacaaaaagaatgGGACTTATTACGAGAtgcgttaattaattttaattattttaaatcttgggATGAAAAAACAATACGAGAATGTTGCATTCTTAGTAAAATAAGAGATTATCAAATTGATgag gtTTTATTAGGTGATGGTAAAGGAATGGTGAATTATGTTCATTTCTTATTAGAAGGCGAATGTAGTTTAATAGAACACATGATTGTTCGTGAAAAACATTCTGTTTATGGAACTCATTATGAAATATACGATCCCGAAAAGGCAAAAACTTTATCATggtcaaaaataattgaaaaaattgatgaattggATTACCAGAAAACTAaa gaaaatgaCATGAAGGTAGATGAAGATTTTGTAGATTATGCTCAACTTTTATTATCTTCGAAGCCAACCAACAGAAGAAGAGATCTTGATGAACGTGCAAGCATTATTACTATAACATTATTGGATGTA ataaaccAATGGCATAAAATTACGGATGTAGCAGAAATGTTAATGAGAGAACCTTCGTCTATTTCTCAACAACGTTATCCGATTGACGTGCGtacaatatttatgcaaatctgTACGTTTAGCAGGGGTGCGTGTTTCGGATtag gAGAGAATATGGTTAATCGAAGAATAGTAGCTAACACACCGGTAAGATGTTTCTTGGTCCCACGATATTGGTTGAGAATTCATAATCGTGCAAATATTTGGGAACGCGTCAAACAATTTATGGATTCAAAATTTCCCACGAAGGagcaattatttcaaaactttGTAACGAATCGAAg atggttagaatataagaaaattttagttGATGATATAGGCGAACGTACAGGTCGTCGTATTCGTAATAATGTAACAATACATGATGTTCCTTACGCGATTAGAATTGTAAGTGATATAGGcgtagaaatataa